The following coding sequences lie in one Oceanispirochaeta sp. genomic window:
- a CDS encoding DMT family transporter — protein MNKTRQSEFYLVLITVIWGGTFVSIKVALEYVSPLLLMGLRFSSAFVFFLIINPVKISSLHKGLILKGLFLGILMFLGYGLQTIGLSFTTASRSGFITYFYALLVPVFQFLILKKKPLWANLGGLVLAFVGLSLITGGLGSGSMNRGDILTLFSAGSYSVYIVCLNLWSTDDDPAVLTALQLLITSILAFALIPLFEKPFLNPHPLLWANLLYLSLLGSVVAVYVMTRYQNSVTPTRAAILYSLEPVFSVVLAVFILGEQFSLLQIGGSLMIISGVLFSEILAIQRGSVQES, from the coding sequence ATGAATAAAACCCGTCAGTCAGAATTCTACCTGGTCCTCATTACCGTTATCTGGGGGGGGACCTTTGTCTCCATCAAGGTGGCCCTTGAGTATGTCTCACCACTGCTTTTAATGGGACTCCGGTTTTCATCTGCTTTTGTATTTTTTCTGATTATTAATCCAGTAAAAATCTCCAGTTTACATAAAGGACTGATCCTGAAGGGCCTGTTTCTGGGAATCCTGATGTTTCTGGGTTATGGGCTGCAGACTATTGGCCTCAGCTTCACAACGGCTTCCCGTTCGGGGTTCATCACTTATTTTTATGCCCTTCTTGTTCCTGTTTTTCAGTTCCTTATTTTGAAAAAGAAACCGCTCTGGGCTAATCTGGGTGGGTTGGTCCTAGCCTTTGTGGGGCTCTCCCTCATCACCGGAGGTCTTGGGTCGGGAAGCATGAACCGGGGAGATATTCTGACTCTCTTTTCGGCAGGGTCCTACAGTGTTTATATTGTCTGTCTGAATCTCTGGTCTACAGATGATGACCCGGCGGTATTGACTGCTCTGCAGCTTTTAATCACCTCAATCCTGGCCTTCGCTTTAATTCCCCTCTTTGAAAAACCCTTCCTGAATCCCCATCCCCTCCTTTGGGCCAACCTGCTCTACCTCAGCCTTTTGGGCAGCGTTGTAGCCGTTTATGTGATGACCCGGTATCAGAATTCTGTCACTCCTACCAGAGCCGCCATCTTATATTCCCTGGAACCTGTCTTCTCTGTGGTTCTGGCCGTCTTTATTCTGGGAGAACAATTCTCCCTGCTTCAGATCGGCGGCTCTCTCATGATCATTTCAGGGGTTCTTTTTTCGGAGATTCTGGCCATTCAGAGGGGCAGCGTACAGGAATCCTAA